The sequence GTTATATAACGGGGATGTTGACAAAATCAAATCAGGAGAATGGGAAAAAGAAGGAATTAGGGCTTTTTTCCCGCCAAATGCTAATTATAAGGGATTAATAACCTTCAGTAACGGTAAAGAAGAATTTCACCCCCTTGATATTGTATTCCCGGTCCTCCACGGGCCAAGAGGCGAAGATGGAACAATCCAGGGGCTTTTTGAAATTTCGCAAATTCCTTATGTTAGCAGCGGGGTAATGTCATCTGCCCTGGGAATGGATAAATTCTTTTCAAAAAAACTATTTGACCATGCCGGCCTTCCCATTGTTAAATATAAGGTTTTCCATAAAAAAGAAATCCTCCTCGATATAGAAACGATTATTCAGATAGTTGAAAGGGATTTAGGGTATCCCTGTTTTGTTAAACCCTGCAATCTAGGGTCTAGTGTTGGAGTAAGTAAGGCTCATAATCGTCCTGAACTTATCGATGCCCTCCAGATAGCGTCAAAATACGATAGGAGAGTCCTTGTAGAAGAGTTCGTTAAAGCCAGGGAAATCGAACTCTCTGTTTTTGGTAATAATGAACCTAAAGTATCTATTCCGGGAGAAATTATACCATCAAACGAATTCTACGATTATGTTGCCAAGTATTTTGATGGGGGAAAAACCAAACTGATCATTCCGGCTCCTCTTTCTGAATCTGTAATAAAGAGATTTCAGGAACTTGCGTTAAAAGCATATAGAGCACTGGATTGTTCCATATATGCCCGGGTAGATTTCTTCTATAATGAGGAACAGGATAAAATTTACATTAATGAATTAAATACAATTCCCGGCTTTACCCATGCAAGCATGTATCCAAAACTATGGGAAGCTACAGGGATCTCATATCCACAACTTATTAATAAACTTATAGACTTAGCATTTGAAAGGTACGAAGAAATTAAACAATAAAAGCCTTTTCGGATTTTTTTATCATTGCCCCCTGCATGGGGGTCTATTTTTTTTTACCCCTTTTCCCTCTTCTATTTATCATACCCTTATACCCTTTCTCATCTTTATTCTAGAAATCAATATATGTGTATCTATTCTTTTGATTCCTTTTAAAGAATATATATTTCGTCTTAAAAATTCTTCAAGGTCTTCATTTAATTCAAGGATAGCATGGACATGAAGCAGACTTGAACCTGTCATTTGATAGATATCGGTAATGCTTTCATATTCAGCCAGTGTTTCAGCCACTCTATACAGGTATTGGGGTTCAACTTCAATGGTAAAATAAGCGGATACGTTTCTTCCCACCTTCTGGGGGTTAATAATTATTGTAAACCTCTCGATTATTCCCCTTTCTAATAGAGACTCGATACGGCTCTTAACTGCTACCCTTGATAGGTTAACTTTTTTTGCTAAATCCACATAAGACATTCTTCCATTTTCCATAAGATAATTCAAAATTTTACTGTCTATTTCATCTAAATTTGAAAATTGCATTATATCCCCACCTTTTCGATTAATATTACCTTATAAAAAAACCTCCATATGCCAGTGCCATCACAACCACAATAGCAGGGTGAATCTTTAAAAATTGAATTAAAACCAGGCTTAATGCTGCTATTGCAATCGCTGTATAATTGGTTAATGAATTAGGAATCATATCCCATATAAGAAGGCCTAAAAGAATAATGACAACAGGTTTAATAGCTTTAATCATACCTTTTATCTGAGGTAGGTCTTTAAATACCGACATGATGTTGTACAGCAAAAGCATTACAAACAAAGAAGGCCCTATCATCCCAAGGACAGCCATAAAGGCCCCGGGCAGGCCGGCTACTTTATAACCGATATATCCCGCCATCTTTGTGGCAATGGGGCCGGGTAAAGCATTGCCAATGGCAAGCACCTGGCTAAATTCATCAATGGTCAGCCACTTATAATTTTCTACTACCTCAATCTGAACCAAAGGAATTGAAGAAGGCCCCCCTCCATACCCTAAAACCCCAACCCTTCCGAATGCGATAAATAATTGCAATAGTTTCAATAGTTTCAATAGTTTTCCCCCCTCTATTATTCAAGAACCTCAAATTTCAAATAAGTACCGGATGGTTTTTCAAAAAGAAAAATAACTTTAACATTATGATAGCATTAGCGGCTTATTTCTGTCAATAATTAAATAACTTACTTCGTTATGCCTGATTCCTTAATAAAAAAGCCTGCCCAAAAAGGACAGATTAAACTTTCAATTGCGCAGAAGATGTCGTCTGTTCCATATTTACCTTAATACCCTCTCATCATCGACACGGCGTGTAAGCTTTATGTCATCAAAATGTTCTAAAAGGGGTAAAGCAAATTTTCTCGTAGTCTTCAAAAGATCTCTGAATTCTCCAAGGTTTATTTTCCCTTTTTCTTTTAGGTGCTTTATAAGAAGTTCTCTGGCTTTTGAATAATATTCACTATGAAATACAATATCTTCTCTTACTTTTATTAATAGGCCCATTTCAATCATTGAATTATAAATAGAGGCTATCTCTTCTTTGCTGGAATTAATACTATTAAAGAGCTCTTCTATCCCCGGTGGGGTAAATCCCCCTTTTAAATATAAATCCTCAATATATACCTTAAGCTTCTCCTGTTCAGGGGAGTAACTGACTTGAAAATCCTTTAATGCGATTATACCCTCCTTGCTTTTTATCGTCCCCTTTTTTTCATATTTATCAAGCAATAGCTGAAACCCCTGAGAAGGCAATTTCAACTTCTCTCTAAGCTCCTCTTTTGAAATACCGCGTTTTAAAGGAAACTTTTTATGAAATTCCCTCAATATTTCAATAATTTTGTTTTCTACCCTATTCAAAAAATCCTTGTGAAGAAATACATCCTTTTGATTAATTCTTGCCTTTATCACAATGCAATTCATAATTAGTCTTTCTAGGGTAGCTTTGAAGTCTCTTCTGCCGTAAAGGTTAAAAAGCTCCCCTTCGACAGGAAAATCTGGACTCTTCTCCATTATAATACAGCTTAATAACTCTTCGGAAGTCCCCTTCTCCCTCAACAGCAATTCATTTATTATCTTTTTATTGAAAGCCTTTTCTCTCTTTGTGCTAACTTTTAGCACTTCTCCGCCCCCTATGGTAGTTAATGGAGAATAGGTTCTCAGAACATATCTATCTCCCGGAAGGACGGCCACGGGTTCTTCTAACCTAAACTGAACAAAGGCCTTTTCTCCTGGATTTAATTCTTTTTTATCAAGGAGAACACACCGACATATTACCTCCTTTGCCCCTATATGAAGCCTGACTCTTTCTAGGTTCTTTAAGGGTTTGGTAATCCCTTTAAGGAGGGTAAGGCTGCAGTCTAGAAATTCTGTATTCCTTAATAGACCCTTTTGTGCAAATACATCTCCCCTGTGAATCTCATCTACCTTTATTCCAACCAGGTTTATAGCTACCCTTTGGCCTGCCAGTGCTTCATTAACATCAGTTCCGTGAACTTGAAGAGAGCGTACCCTGGAAATGTAACCTTGTGGCATGACCTCACCCTCATCATTTACCCTGATCCTCCCTGAAATAAGGGTACCTGTTACTATAGTTCCAAATCCTGAAATGGTAAAAACCCTGTCAATAGGCATTCTAAATGGTAAGCTTACATCTTTAGGTTCAATAGCTTCAGTCATTGCGTCTATAACTTCCACTAGTTCTTGAAGGCCCTCCCCTGTTTTTGAAGATACAGGAATAACAGGAGAACCCTCTAAAAACGTCCCTTTAACTTCTTCGTGTATATCCTGTGTCACAAGCTGAAGCCAGTCATCATCCACAAGGTCCTTTTTAGTTACTACTATAACCCCTTTTTTTATATTAAGGAAAGAAAGGATATTCAGGTGTTCAAAGGTTTGGGGCATCATACCTTCATCTGCAGCAACTACCAGCAATACCAGGTCAATTCCGCTTACCCCCGCAAGCATATTTTTTATAAACCTTTCGTGCCCGGGGACATCTATTATTCCCGCTCTCCTTCCGCTGGGGAGATCGAAATAAGCAAAACCCAGATCTATGGAAATCCCTCTTTCCTTTTCTTCTTTTAGACGATCTGTTTCAATTTGGGTTAATGATTTTATAAGAGCGGTTTTCCCATGGTCAATATGTCCTGCGGTTCCTATTATTATATGTTTCAAGGTAAGTCCCCCCTAAAAGTCTAATTATTATCTCCAGTAATGCTGTCTACTATGCTCATCAGGGCATCGGCTATTATTTCCACCTCACCGTGCTGGATCGACCTTACATCTAAGATAAGGAGGTCCTTTTCGATTCTCGTAATTATCGGTATTTCATTCAACCTTAGTCTTTTTTCTAAATCACAAACCGATAATCCCGGAATAGATACAGATACACCTTTTGAAGGCAATTTATCAACGGGGAATGCCCCACCACCTACTATAGAATAGGTTTCTATTATATCTGTTTTTACCCTTTTGCCTAATCTTTCCTTTATAGCCTTGTATAACTCGTTGGCCCTTTCTGAAATTTTTTCCGGCGACAGGGTAAGCATCTTAAGGGTAGGGATTTCCTTCAAAGCTTTTGACTCATCTACATATAATTTTAACACGTATTCTAAGGCCCCTAAGGTCATTTTGTCTACCCTTAATGCCCTTGTAAGGGGGTGTTTTTTAATCCGGTCAATATACTTCCTTTTCCCCACAATAATTCCACCCTGAGGTCCGCCCAAAAGCTTATCCCCGCTAAAGGTAACCACATCAATGCCGGCCTTTATACTCTGCTGTACCGTGGGTTCGGGGGATAAACCATATTTTGAAAGATCAATCAATGTACCGCTGCCCAGGTCTTCTATTACCGGAATATCATATTTTTGCCCAAGGAATACAAGTTCTTCACTTTTTACAGCAGATGTAAAACCACAAATAGCATAATTACTCGTATGGACCTTTAACAGGGCCCCGGTATTTTCATTTATCTTTTCTTCATAATCTCTGAGATATGTTTTATTTGTAGTACCGACTTCAATTAGTTTTGCCCCGCTCTGGGCCAATACCTCCGGGATGCGGAAGGACCCTCCTATCTCAACCAGCTGTCCTCTAGAAATAATAACTTCCTTTCCAGACGCAATGGCACTCAAAACAAGGAGGACCGCTCCCGCATTGTTATTAACAACCATTGCCCCTTCTGCCCCTGTAAGAGAACATAATATAGGCTCCACATGACTGTAGCGACTTCCCCGCTCCCCCTTATCGATATCATATTCCAGGGATGAATAGCCTGATATGATACTGTAAAGGTGCTCTCTTATCGACGCCGGCAGGATAGACCTTCCTAAGTTGGTATGAAGTACTGTTCCGGTAGCATTCACTACTCGCTTGAGGCTGGGTTTGAATTTCTTTTCAACCCATATAATTACATTCATAACGATGTTATCCAGAATTCTTTTATCGTCTAACTCCTCTTCCATTTTTCCTTCCCATTTTAAAATTTTTTGCCGTTCTCTTTCTATAACTTCCCTAATTGTATCTGCAATAATCTCTTTAGGATAAAGACCCTCTAATTCTTTTATTTTCTTTGAATTTAAAACAATATCAACAGCAGGAAGTTTTCTTAAAACCCAATTTTTTTCCTGCATAATATTCCTCCCATTCAGCACTATATAATCTATCTCATTATTCTTCAATAACTATGGGGAATTCTCCTTTTTTCTCTACCCTGCCTATCACCCTGGCATCTTTTACTCCCCGGGAATGAAGCTTTTCTATCAGATTCTTTCCCTTTTCAGGAGAAAGGGAGATTAATAATCCCCCTGAAGTTTGAGGGTCGAATAATATATCCCTCATAAATTCAGGGACACATTTATCAAATTTTACACATCCTTTAAGGTAATTCCTGTTTTTATATGCACCTCCCGGAATGATTCCCATCTTTGCCAGATCCTCGGCAGGTTTTAGAAATGGAATTTTAGTAAAGTTAAAAATCATTGTTACATTACTGGCAACGGCCATCTCGTAACCGTGACCCAGCAAGCCAAAACCCGTTATATCGGTACAGGAATTAACACCTGTTTCCAGCATTAATTCCCCGGGAATCTTATTAAGCGTCGACATAACCCTAACGGCTTCTTTTTCATCTTCAGGGTCTAGAAGGTCTCCCTTAATTGCCGTCAAAATTATACCTATTCCCAGAGGTTTTGTAAGGACCAGAATATCCCCAGGGCGGGCATTGGAATTCCTAATTATATCCTTCGGATGAATTACCCCCATAACGGATAGGCCGTATTTGGGTTCCTTATCTTCAATAGTATGCCCACCTCCTATTATCCCCCCCGCCTCTTTTACCTTATCAGCACCTCCTTCAAGGATTTCCTTGAGTATCTCCAAATCTAAATCTGCCGGAAAACATACAATATTCAAAGCCATAAGCACTCTTCCTCCCATGGCATAAACATCACTAAGAGCATTAGCAGCCGCTATCTGGCCATAGACAAATGGGTCATCAACCACAGGAGTAAAAAAATCAATGGTGTGGATTATTGCTTTATCCTCACTAATTCTATAAACTGCCGCATCATCGGAGGTTTCTAGACCTACCAGCAAATCCTTATCTGTTCTAACAGGTAACTGTCGCAGAACCTGCGACAGGGCATCAGGCCCAATCTTTGCTCCTCACCCTGAGCTGCATGTCATCTGTGTTAATCTAGCTTCTTTCATGCAATTCACCCCTATCTATCTGGTGTACAGTCCTGATAAAAGGATTTGGATGTAGCTAAAACATCTACTTCACCCTAATCATATCTTTAATATCCTCATATTTGCTAGCTCCTATTCCAGAAACCTTCATAATATCCTGAGATGATTGAAATGGGCCATTTCGGGTCCTGTAGTCAATTATCCTTTGGGCAAGGACAGGTCCAATTCCCGGTAGACTCTCCAGTTCTCTTTGGTCTGCAGTATTAATATTAATCCTATTGTCCGTTTCAACAGTCTCTGCAATATATTGTTCTGTAATAGTTTCATTTTTCCTCGGTACATATATCTTTTCTTCATCAACTAGTTTTTTAGCTAAGTTAATAGCATCAGGGTCAGAATCTTCCACCATCCCTCCTGCCATATTTACAGCATCTATAACCCTTGATCCTTCTTTTAGTTCATATACTCCCGGCTGTTTAACAGCTCCACTTACATGTACAATCACAAAAACAGGCTCCTTTTCCCTTTCCTGCTCCCCGTCACCGGCAAATACTTCTTTAATAGGGGTAGTGTCCTTTTTATAGGCATCAATATCCAGACGAGGATGGTTATTTTTAGAATATATTAAATAAGATAGGCCTATTAGCATTATTATAATTAAAGCTATAATCAACAACTGCTCCCTTTTCGTAAAATCAATCATCTTATCACCCGAATCTAAAATTTGATTTATTTGCTGTATTTCCCCAACTCGACCATTACACACTTATTATATATGACTTTCATATTTCCTTCTTGGGCTAATCTTACAGCTTTAGGGCTTCCGGCCCCCGGCTGTATCCACAGATTTTCAATACCCAACCCCTTGCACTTCTCTACTTCCTTTTCAGTCATTGCAGGGGGTATTACGAAATTTACCACCTGGGGCTTTTCAGGAAGGCTGTTGAGGTCGGGATAACATTTATCACCATCGATTTCTTCTGCTCTCGAATTAACAGGATATACCGTATATCCATTTTCTTTTAATGTCTTATAGATTTTATATCCAAATTTATCGGGATTTGTAGATGCCCCTAAAACAGCCCAGACCTTTTTATCCAGCATTTCTTTGATTAAATCGCCCATTTTAAATCACTCCTCATTGAGTTTATTTTTAGTGGCTATTAAGTATTTCTATAAATATTAAATGATTCCTTTTTCAACGAAAAATAAACCACAGGGATTACCCCTATGGTCTGTTTATTTCACAACTATATTAACTAATTTCTTGGGAACCACGATGGTCTTAATAATCTCTCGGTTCTTAACATAATTCTTGACCTTATCCCGTGCAAAGGCCTTTTCCTTAATTTCCTCTTCCCCAGCTCCAGAATTTATATTAATCTTATCCCTGACTTTACCATTTATCTGAATTACAATAGTTATTTCATCCCGTTTCAAGGCATCTTCATTCCATTCAGGCCAATCCATTAAATGGACACTACCTTTTTTTCCAATTTTCTCCCATAATTCTTCGGCTATATGGGGGACAAAAGGAGATAAAAGGATAATAAGATTCTCTATAGCTTCACCTATAATCCATTTGTTGCTGTCAGAAATATCATCCTTATTATCATTAATACCATTTACGAGTTCCATTATGGCACTAACTGCTGTATTAAAGTTGAACCTTTCTTCGATATCTTCTGTTACCTTTTTTATAACATAATTAGTAAGGTACAGCAATTCTTTTTCTGCATCAGGTAGATTAGGATAATCTACTTTATCCGGCTTATGGAATTTCCATGGAATAAATTCATTAACCAATCTCCAAACCCTGTTTAAAAACCTGAATGAACCTTCTACACCCTGATCTGACCAATCTAAATCCCTTTCAGGCGGTGAAGCAAAGAGGATAAATAAACGTGCAGTATCGGCACCATATTTACCGACTATTTCTTCAGGGCTGACTACATTTCCCTTTGATTTTGACATTTTTGCCCCTTCTTTTATTACCATTCCCTGCGTAAGAAGGTTGGTAAATGGTTCCTCAGTATTAACATACCCCATATCATAAAGGACCTTTGTAAAGAACCTGGCATACATAAGATGAAGAATAGCGTGTTCTACACCACCTATATATTGATCTACAGGCATCCAGTAATCTACATCTTCCTTTTTAAAAGGTAATTCACTAGAGTGAGGAGAGGTAAATCTAAGGAAGTACCATGATGAACAAACAAAGGTATCCATTGTATCTGTTTCCCTCTTAGCTGGTCCTCCGCACACCGGACAATTGGTATTTAAGAATTCTTCACAATCTATCAACGGTGATACTCCCCTAGGGTTGAATTCTACATTATCCGGTAAAATTACCGGAAGGTCTTTTTCCGGAACGGGAACAGTACCGCATTTATCACAATATATAATAGGTATAGGAGCGCCCCAGTATCTCTGCCTTGAGATAAGCCAGTCTCTCAGACGGTAGTTAACCTTTCTTTTTCCTATTCCTTTTTCTTCCATATAATCAGCTATTTTAACCAGACCTTCGTAATTCTTTAACCCGTTAAACGGGCCTGAGTTTACCATAATCCCGTCTCCTGCATATGCCTGCGTCATATTATCCTCTTTCAGAGGTTCTTCTTCGGGTTGAATTACAACCCTTATGGGGATCCCGTATTTCCTAGCAAATTCAAAATCTCTCTGATCATGAGCTGGAACACCCATTACAGCTCCTGTTCCGTATTCCATAAGGACATAATTTGTTATCCAGATGGGAATCCGCTCTCCATTTATTGGGTTTATAGCGTACTGACCCGTAAATATACCTCTCTTCTCTGTTTCCTCTGAAGTCCTCATTTTTTCATTGTATTTCTGTATCTCTTTAATAAAGGCCTTTACCTGGTTTTCATATGGGGTTCCCTGAACTAATTTAATAACAAGGGGGTGCTCAGGGGCAAAAACTATATAAGTAACACCGAATACAGTATCCTGGCGGGTGGTAAATACAGGTATCTCATCTCCCGTCCTTTCAGCCTTAAAGATTATTTCTACACCCTCGCTCTTACCAATCCAGTTGTGCTGCATTGTTTTAACCTTCTCAGGCCAACCCGGGAGCTTTTCCAGGTCCTGAAGGAGCCTATCTGCATAATCGGTAATCTTGAAAAACCACTGACTAAGCTCTCGCTTTTCTACTGAGGTTCCACATCTTTCACATTCACCATCTATTACCTGTTCATTTGCCAGTACAGTTGCACATGATGGACACCAGTTAACAGGAGCTTTTTTCTTATAAGCCAGACCTTTCTCATAGAATTTCAAAAAGAACCATTGAGTCCATTTATAATAATCAGGGTGGCATGAAGCAACTTCCCTGTTCCAATCATAGCTTATGCCCAATTCTTTCAACTGCTTTTTCATATTTGTAATATTTTCCCATGTCCATTTAGAGGGATGTATCCCGTGTTTAATTGCGGCATTTTCTGCCGGTAGACCGAAGGCATCCCATCCCATAGGGTGCAATACGTTATAACCTCTCATCCTTTTAAATCTCGCTACTACATCCCCTATGGAATAATTCCTTACATGCCCCATGTGGAGTTTCCCTGAAGGATAAGGAAACATTTCAAGGCAATAATACTTGGTTTTGCTCTCATCCCTGGTTATTTTATATATCTGATCTTCTTCCCATTTCTTCTGCCATTTTTTTTCGATTTTGTTAAAGTCATATTTCATAAACCCTTTCCTCCTTTACTGCATAATAACAATATAAAAAAGCCCCTCAATCCCGTTAGGGACGAGAGGATATATGCCCGCGGTACCACCCTACTTGGTAAGAAATGGTGGAGATGAAGGGACTTGAACCCTCGACCTCTTGAATGCCATTCAAGCGCTCTCCCAACTGAGCTACATCCCCACAATTTTTACCCGCTCCTTTAACACGATAACGGGTGTAAACCGATGAATAATTTATCAGGCGAGTTCGACGGCTTAGCTTACCAGGCTCCCACCTTTTCTCTGGCTCTCTTTAAAGCGTACACCATCTACTACTCCTTCTTCATTAGCTTATTCTTGAAAGTTTGCCTGTTATTCTAAAATTATAAGATACTTTTTTTTATATGTCAAGTATATCAAGTTCAACTTTTTCAGCATCCCTCCACAGGCGCTCAAGGTCATAAAAAGCCCTATCTCTTTCGTGAAATATATGGACAACAACATCGCCGTAATCAAGGAGAACCCACCGGGCATCACTATAGCCCTCTTTGTGATGAAGGTTTATTCCTGCTTCGAACATTTTTTTATCAACTTCGTCAGCCAGGGCTTTAACCTGTACAAATGATGCACCACTGGCAATAACAAAGAAATCGGCAATAGTTGAAACCTTGTAAATACCCAATAAAACAATATCTTTCGCTTTTTTGTGTTCCAGGGCTTTTACTGCAATTTCAGCGATCTCTTTTGTGTCTTTTACCATCCATGTCCCTCCTGGTTATCTGTGGTTTTCAACAGTAAGTATATTATTCTCTTCTTCAAAAAAATCATTTTTCCTCTTTATTTTTTCATGTTCAATCAAAAAAAATCACACCCAAGATAATTATATACGATATATAAATAACCAGCAAAAAAACTGCTACCCATCTCTCTATTTTCGAATCAATAATGCCTGACAAAAGCAAAACCATCATTAAAAAAAGAGAATAAGGCATATCGAAGATTTTAACCTGTGGCGCTATTTTAAGAGGATTTATAGTGGCAGCCATGCCAATTACCATCAATAAGTTCAATATATTCGCTCCCAAAATGTTTCCTATTGAAATACCCTGATAGCCTTTCATAGTAGCTGTAAAAGAAGTGATTAGCTCTGGAAGTGATGTTCCTATTGCAATCATTGTCAGACTAATAACCCTTTCAGGAACTCCTAAAATCTGGGCAAGTATTACACCATTGTCTACAGACAGTTTTGCTCCGCTCATTACACACACAGCCCCTATAATGAATTTTATGACATTGATTATCCAGTTTCCTGTAGAAACCTCTATTTCTGGTAGTAAATCTTTTTTAAAAATTGACTCAATTAGATTTAAAACAATATACAACAGTAATAAGGCTAATAGAGCTATTCCTTCTGCCCTATCAACGGTATTATCTTTTAACAGATATAGCATCAAGAAACCTATTCCTAACATAGTTGACCCTTTATAAATAAAAAAACTTCTTTCGATATAATACGGTTTAATAAGACAACAGACCCCTAATATCAAACCAATATTGCAAATAGTCGAACCTATAGCATTCCCTATAGCTATTCCAGGATGCCCATCCCAGGAAGCAAATGAAGAAACCACCAGCTCAGGAAGGGTTGTAGCAAAACTGACAACAGTAGCTCCCATGATAACCTTTGGAATCCTGGCCATATCAGCCATCCATACGGCGGACTCCACAAACCAGTCTGCCCCTTTAATTATCAATATCAATCCCAAAACAA is a genomic window of Koleobacter methoxysyntrophicus containing:
- a CDS encoding chromate transporter; this translates as MKLLKLLQLFIAFGRVGVLGYGGGPSSIPLVQIEVVENYKWLTIDEFSQVLAIGNALPGPIATKMAGYIGYKVAGLPGAFMAVLGMIGPSLFVMLLLYNIMSVFKDLPQIKGMIKAIKPVVIILLGLLIWDMIPNSLTNYTAIAIAALSLVLIQFLKIHPAIVVVMALAYGGFFIR
- the selD gene encoding selenide, water dikinase SelD — its product is MKEARLTQMTCSSGUGAKIGPDALSQVLRQLPVRTDKDLLVGLETSDDAAVYRISEDKAIIHTIDFFTPVVDDPFVYGQIAAANALSDVYAMGGRVLMALNIVCFPADLDLEILKEILEGGADKVKEAGGIIGGGHTIEDKEPKYGLSVMGVIHPKDIIRNSNARPGDILVLTKPLGIGIILTAIKGDLLDPEDEKEAVRVMSTLNKIPGELMLETGVNSCTDITGFGLLGHGYEMAVASNVTMIFNFTKIPFLKPAEDLAKMGIIPGGAYKNRNYLKGCVKFDKCVPEFMRDILFDPQTSGGLLISLSPEKGKNLIEKLHSRGVKDARVIGRVEKKGEFPIVIEE
- the selB gene encoding selenocysteine-specific translation elongation factor; the protein is MKHIIIGTAGHIDHGKTALIKSLTQIETDRLKEEKERGISIDLGFAYFDLPSGRRAGIIDVPGHERFIKNMLAGVSGIDLVLLVVAADEGMMPQTFEHLNILSFLNIKKGVIVVTKKDLVDDDWLQLVTQDIHEEVKGTFLEGSPVIPVSSKTGEGLQELVEVIDAMTEAIEPKDVSLPFRMPIDRVFTISGFGTIVTGTLISGRIRVNDEGEVMPQGYISRVRSLQVHGTDVNEALAGQRVAINLVGIKVDEIHRGDVFAQKGLLRNTEFLDCSLTLLKGITKPLKNLERVRLHIGAKEVICRCVLLDKKELNPGEKAFVQFRLEEPVAVLPGDRYVLRTYSPLTTIGGGEVLKVSTKREKAFNKKIINELLLREKGTSEELLSCIIMEKSPDFPVEGELFNLYGRRDFKATLERLIMNCIVIKARINQKDVFLHKDFLNRVENKIIEILREFHKKFPLKRGISKEELREKLKLPSQGFQLLLDKYEKKGTIKSKEGIIALKDFQVSYSPEQEKLKVYIEDLYLKGGFTPPGIEELFNSINSSKEEIASIYNSMIEMGLLIKVREDIVFHSEYYSKARELLIKHLKEKGKINLGEFRDLLKTTRKFALPLLEHFDDIKLTRRVDDERVLR
- the leuS gene encoding leucine--tRNA ligase, translated to MKYDFNKIEKKWQKKWEEDQIYKITRDESKTKYYCLEMFPYPSGKLHMGHVRNYSIGDVVARFKRMRGYNVLHPMGWDAFGLPAENAAIKHGIHPSKWTWENITNMKKQLKELGISYDWNREVASCHPDYYKWTQWFFLKFYEKGLAYKKKAPVNWCPSCATVLANEQVIDGECERCGTSVEKRELSQWFFKITDYADRLLQDLEKLPGWPEKVKTMQHNWIGKSEGVEIIFKAERTGDEIPVFTTRQDTVFGVTYIVFAPEHPLVIKLVQGTPYENQVKAFIKEIQKYNEKMRTSEETEKRGIFTGQYAINPINGERIPIWITNYVLMEYGTGAVMGVPAHDQRDFEFARKYGIPIRVVIQPEEEPLKEDNMTQAYAGDGIMVNSGPFNGLKNYEGLVKIADYMEEKGIGKRKVNYRLRDWLISRQRYWGAPIPIIYCDKCGTVPVPEKDLPVILPDNVEFNPRGVSPLIDCEEFLNTNCPVCGGPAKRETDTMDTFVCSSWYFLRFTSPHSSELPFKKEDVDYWMPVDQYIGGVEHAILHLMYARFFTKVLYDMGYVNTEEPFTNLLTQGMVIKEGAKMSKSKGNVVSPEEIVGKYGADTARLFILFASPPERDLDWSDQGVEGSFRFLNRVWRLVNEFIPWKFHKPDKVDYPNLPDAEKELLYLTNYVIKKVTEDIEERFNFNTAVSAIMELVNGINDNKDDISDSNKWIIGEAIENLIILLSPFVPHIAEELWEKIGKKGSVHLMDWPEWNEDALKRDEITIVIQINGKVRDKININSGAGEEEIKEKAFARDKVKNYVKNREIIKTIVVPKKLVNIVVK
- a CDS encoding Lrp/AsnC family transcriptional regulator is translated as MQFSNLDEIDSKILNYLMENGRMSYVDLAKKVNLSRVAVKSRIESLLERGIIERFTIIINPQKVGRNVSAYFTIEVEPQYLYRVAETLAEYESITDIYQMTGSSLLHVHAILELNEDLEEFLRRNIYSLKGIKRIDTHILISRIKMRKGIRV
- a CDS encoding helix-hairpin-helix domain-containing protein, encoding MIDFTKREQLLIIALIIIMLIGLSYLIYSKNNHPRLDIDAYKKDTTPIKEVFAGDGEQEREKEPVFVIVHVSGAVKQPGVYELKEGSRVIDAVNMAGGMVEDSDPDAINLAKKLVDEEKIYVPRKNETITEQYIAETVETDNRININTADQRELESLPGIGPVLAQRIIDYRTRNGPFQSSQDIMKVSGIGASKYEDIKDMIRVK
- a CDS encoding D-alanine--D-alanine ligase family protein; protein product: MKKKRIGVIFGGQSGEHEVSLMSSTSIIKVIDREKYDVVMIGITKNGEWLLYNGDVDKIKSGEWEKEGIRAFFPPNANYKGLITFSNGKEEFHPLDIVFPVLHGPRGEDGTIQGLFEISQIPYVSSGVMSSALGMDKFFSKKLFDHAGLPIVKYKVFHKKEILLDIETIIQIVERDLGYPCFVKPCNLGSSVGVSKAHNRPELIDALQIASKYDRRVLVEEFVKAREIELSVFGNNEPKVSIPGEIIPSNEFYDYVAKYFDGGKTKLIIPAPLSESVIKRFQELALKAYRALDCSIYARVDFFYNEEQDKIYINELNTIPGFTHASMYPKLWEATGISYPQLINKLIDLAFERYEEIKQ
- the selA gene encoding L-seryl-tRNA(Sec) selenium transferase; protein product: MQEKNWVLRKLPAVDIVLNSKKIKELEGLYPKEIIADTIREVIERERQKILKWEGKMEEELDDKRILDNIVMNVIIWVEKKFKPSLKRVVNATGTVLHTNLGRSILPASIREHLYSIISGYSSLEYDIDKGERGSRYSHVEPILCSLTGAEGAMVVNNNAGAVLLVLSAIASGKEVIISRGQLVEIGGSFRIPEVLAQSGAKLIEVGTTNKTYLRDYEEKINENTGALLKVHTSNYAICGFTSAVKSEELVFLGQKYDIPVIEDLGSGTLIDLSKYGLSPEPTVQQSIKAGIDVVTFSGDKLLGGPQGGIIVGKRKYIDRIKKHPLTRALRVDKMTLGALEYVLKLYVDESKALKEIPTLKMLTLSPEKISERANELYKAIKERLGKRVKTDIIETYSIVGGGAFPVDKLPSKGVSVSIPGLSVCDLEKRLRLNEIPIITRIEKDLLILDVRSIQHGEVEIIADALMSIVDSITGDNN
- a CDS encoding CoA-binding protein, giving the protein MGDLIKEMLDKKVWAVLGASTNPDKFGYKIYKTLKENGYTVYPVNSRAEEIDGDKCYPDLNSLPEKPQVVNFVIPPAMTEKEVEKCKGLGIENLWIQPGAGSPKAVRLAQEGNMKVIYNKCVMVELGKYSK